In Brassica napus cultivar Da-Ae chromosome A3, Da-Ae, whole genome shotgun sequence, the sequence GCCATTACCATCTGTGACAATAGAAAAGGATAAAGTCTGTTTAGAGGAATATAGAACAAGACCCTAACTATCTCTTGGTTCTTGATATCCACTAGTCCTTGGTTCCTCAGTGCAATGTTCTTTATCGACCATTTTACAGAGGAACAGTAGAAAAAATGTTACTGTTTCTgccactctttttttttttttttttgtgttcttaCCAAAATCAATTCTGCTACTAGAAGAATTAATCATAAACTCAATTCATAAGAGTTACCTGGCAGTCCATTCTATCCGTGATCCCACCGTGTCCTGGAATACTATCACCAAAGTCCTGCCATTACAGAAGCAAAGGTTTTTTTTTAGATGTGTATCGTAATTGAAGCTTAGCTCATATTTGGTGATGATGGTTACAGACCTTGATTTTGAATGCTCTTTTAAACCCGCTGGCGAAAAACCCACCGAAAGGTGCTATGATCGATGCGAACAAACCGAGGCATAACGAATGCCACTGAACAGGGAGGACCTCCATTTCCTTCCAAGGAAACTGCAAAAGTATAGTAGTAACAAGTTGACAAAGCGAATGCAAAATTTCTTCAAAGAAATGTAACATTATACTAAAGCTTACCCATCCTGGAATCCACGCAGGTAAGGTAAAAGGTTCAGGCTTGAACAATGGATCCGCATCACATTGTAGCCAGCCAGTGGACAAATCCTGCAGAATGAGCAACAGATTTACTATAAGCTccctcaaagatcagtatcatttttttcttaaatcacTAACCTGCCTAGGGCATGTCAGCCATAGGAAACGACCCATAATATTAGCAAGCTGAAACAGAGCGAATACATAACATTTTCAGGCAGAGGGTGGgtgaaaaaattaatgaaatgacGTAGGCATTCTAAATGTGTTGAACTGGTGGTGGTAGAGGTAACAAAAACTCACAAAAAATGCAGAGATGATAGTTGTGACAGAGGCTCCGATGAATCCTTCCCACGTTTTCTTTGGAGATAGCTTTATTAAGGGCGTTCTTCCAAAGAAGAAACCGAAAATGTAAGCGAAGATGTCGTTGATTATAATTAAGGATGCTGGAAGAAGAAACCTGCAGTTAAAGCCacggaaagaaaagaaaagaaaaaagcagACGATCACATTTCGacaaagaacaaaagaaaaacagagtgGCTTTTCAGCAAAAAGACTGAAAAGCATAAGATTGATTTCAAGTTCACAAATGTACCAGAAGATTCCTTCAAAAATGTTGGCAACAGTGAAGGAGGACTGAGTAAAGACGACAATcaaaatcatgtgggtccaTGCATATTGGCCAAACTGGTACTTGTACATCTTCTTTTTTAGCGTCAGGATGAACCACATGAAACCTATAATATACAACAAGTAACAGATAGCCATATGGTATTTGATTAGGCCACTGACAAGCCGGTATAGGAACTGGTCAGCAGTGACAGTATTAGCCAACCGTTGACTAAGGATCCGGCCATACACGAAAAGCATGGCAGTGAAAAAGAAGTGCCTGCAGGAAGACGAGTTTAAGAACATTATACAGCGCCTGAGCCAATAATCTTTAATGAACAAAAGGTGttgagacttttttttttttctttctttaccaATTGAGGTGTTTGATTCCAGGGAGACATTTATCCTCAGGCGCTTTCCTGAGGAGATTAAAGAGCTCTTTGGCCATAAAGATCTGGATGACAAGCACCATGGCAGTGATATAGAGATGGCCCATGTAGACAACCATGACGAACCCACCAATCATCCATATTGTCGAATATGTCCGGACCATGAAAGATTTGTACTTGTTTTGATCATTAACAAGGAGAGGGCTTGGGTTCCCATCAACAACAGCCTCCGCAGAGGAGGAGCGTTGTTGTTTTCGATGCCTAAGCCGCGTTGAAGGGGAGCTACTAACGTTACTCTCCTCTTCCATATCTTTCGCCTTATTAactgttttgtctttttttttttgctgactGGACCGGACCTGACCTCAAGAGGCGAACATCTGTGTCCAACAGAAACTTGAAACTGACTCATTTTGATTCgcctaaaaaccctaatttatgattatatatGAAGGCGGCTGTGGATTTATCATACAAGCCCTTGGGTTCGATTCCATTCCATTCCATCAAAGACAAGATTTAATTCAGATATTAATTCAAAATAGAGTGAAGTGACGAATTCGAATTCaaagttttaattattttcgagCATACCTCTTTCGCCGAGAACGAGGTTTTGAATCCAAAGGGATAGCTTTGGTTTTGAAGCGAAGATCGGAAGAAGAACACACTGAGCGACGAGAACGAAGAGATTTGCAGAGAGACCAAAGGAATATTATTGTGGAGATGGAGAGTAAAAGTAAATCAAAGCAAAGCCCAGTAGAAAGTATCAACAAGGAGAATTATTTTCCCTTTCTCTGGaatagagactagagagagagagagagagagagagcacaaggctttttttctttaaaaaaaaacattttttcgcCTGGCACaaagattatatttttcttttgttcctaCAATTCGTAtttattggttttgtttttgtcacACCTTCTGAAAATTCTATTTGTTGGTATTATTTTGCCTTTTTCTAACACCATTTCTATGTTTATTCTAcataataataaacataaaatattatttcaatctATAATATAAAACGCATAGTAAATTAAACTATTCATGTCAGCACTGGTGGGACCCatgcaaaaaatatatttgcgTTTTACTTTGCGTGTGTATCGTTTTACTGACATGTTGTGTTTTTCGTTTTGGATGGATGGGCTAACCTTTATATTCAATTATTTACAAAACATGTGGCCCAATAAAGTgaagaataaatatttacaacCAAAGCCTCTTTTTTCGTTATTTTtcttctagattttttttagtcAAATAAGAGAATAGATATTTTTACACCGAAGGCATTTGTTCGCTTTGTTATCTTCATCTTAATATAGAAAGTAACCTTTTATattagaaatatcaaaagattCACGAAAAGAAATCAAAGGCAGTGGATCTCGAGGACCTACGAATGGTAAGAACTAAGAACGATCAACTGGACTAACTAATGATAATATATTCTCAATTAAACTGAAGCCCATGTCATATGTCGTGTATGAATGTTTCTTGCAGTTGGTTGACATGTTACTCCTCGGGTTCAGGGTTTCGATTCAGTCCCATCAATATGGGATTAGTTGGCTtgttcttcctcctcttccggtACGTATATCATGCACTCCAATTCTCCATTTGGGGTCCTTTCTACATCTTGACTAATGCGATCACATTGAATAGGTTGATTAGGAATGGGATCCCATCATCATTTAGGCAAAAGGTTTGGCTTTCTCTTCCCGATGCTGCCAAGAAAAAGTCCATCTTCCTAGAGAGTTATTACTTATTACAGTGATTTGAGCAAGGCGGTTCTGGGAAGGCACAAGCAACACGACAAATCGATCATGTGAGTTTGATCTTCTCCAAATCCTCATGGTTTTTTTGTTCTTCAGGGAAACTGATGTATTTTATTTGCAGTTAATTTTCTACATTATGTTACACGTCTGTTATTAACCAAAAAGCAGCATACTGGCTATGAAGACTCCATTGTTAGTTAACCTTTGAATCAAAATGAGTGCAGCGGCTGCACATGCCCTGAGATGGCTCAAACTACGATGAAATCTCTATGCAACAGAGTATGCTATTCTCTGATAGTCTTAaggtaatattaaaaaaaattgaaactgaGTAATCTTCACAAGTCTTGTGACTGATCAATGCTAAGTTCTTTTCATGTTTCAACTAATCAGTCTGAGTATCAACAAGAAGAGGTTTATTAGTATGACATCTTTGTATTTCAGCAGCTAAGTACTTGGAACTATCCTACACAAACGATGGAGACACACAATAGTCATTGAAACTTTATtcctctttatttttattagacttttttatttatttataaagctTATACATGTGTATGCAGAGTCAAAGATTATGCGATAAAGGCTCTGGTGAATAAAATTGACTATTTGGGCTCTGTTACTGTTACATACAAAGTCAATGAATTTGTCGATGAAAAGGTTGATCAAGTAGCTGGAACCGAGCTACATCACTTCCTTCAATTTCACCTCCAACTACCGTACATGTACTATGTCTGCAATCACTCTCATCTTACCTTTAACATGATTTAACAGTGTTAATAGCAATAAAACCTTGACCGTCTTTTTTTCTTACAGATACCCGAGGCTGAAAAGGCTCTAGGGGGAGATCTCCAACCAGAACAATCACCATCATCTGCTAGCAAGACTGGGGATTCTCCCAGCAATGCCAAGGAAGTTGATGAAGCAAATTCGCCAAGCTTGGTTTAGAAAGACAAGAGTCGCAAGCGCCCCCTTGAGTGATTGGTACACTGTCAACCCCACTTAGCTTTCCTGCGTTTTCACTTTTCTAAATTgctatgtttttcaatttttgagttttcttattgttttcaaatttctgTAAATTATCACCCACGAGGGTTAGTATATactttttgatttaattatGGGGAACGTTGACGAGTATTAGAATTTATGGTGTCCACTTAATTACTTATACACTTCATTTTATCATGCAGTACAAATTCCTACGTCCCATAACTTTGAAAACACATCAAcctcaatgaaaaaaaaacactggtGGGGTGGGATATTaacacaaaaatattaaaagggtttgtaaatataaatgtaatgGACACCTTAGTTGGAGTCAAAATTTAATACGCACTATGATTTAACGTTGCTTTCAACAGCTATATTGTAAAAGAAATCATGATCATTCATCATTTTCACCAAGTTAAGACATTCACGTTCAAATACTATGGAAACAAAACCTCTTAGACTTAATAGTTGTACTAGAGCAAGTAATGCAAGTGCTTCAGCCTCTAATGTGGAAAATGCCATCCCCAAACACGTAGTACCCCAAAAGATAGCATTATACCATTGGAATTACTAACCATCCATCCTGCTTTGGAGAGACCTTCCACAACATTCctataacattttaaaagtaTTACAACACATCTAATTATTAACATCCCTGCGCTTGCACGGGCTCCGCTCCTAGTATATAGATATCTCAaagtagtattttttttattgtagctTACTTTTATAACATCATTTGTAGCTTACTATCAGTGTGTATTCCCTAACTTTcataaaagttaattaaaaatgTGATGCGATCATCTTCAATTagtgatttagaaattttatcCATATTATCgaataaagaaataatataatagtattaataCTTAGAAAATGTACAACTACTTTTCTGTATGATGGTCTCCCTTTAAGAATTAAAAGAGTATCTAATATTTGGATATCACAGATAAACCGAGAAGGAGCCAAATGAGATCAGAATTTTTGGGCACATGGGGAGAAGCACGGCCGTATCTGTCGTGCCCTATTCAATTCAATATATTATCTTCCTAATATCATAATCTTGTATTTTAATAGTGACTGAGAGCACAAAATTGAAAGTGTTGAAATACACTTTGAATCTGCAAGCAAGGATCGGTCGATTCTTTGAATCAATAATCAACTGATCCCATGCAAGAATAGATCATGTACCGATCTTTGCCAATCACAGAAAATATGAAACTAGTCATTAAATATTTCCTATGTTAATCTATACAGTTAATACCTAGTCTGTAGCACAGAATTGTATTCTAAAACTCTGCCTCCATTaataaagtattttttgtttatggATGTGGTCATAAGGGTGAACCGCATTAAATATACGCgtctttcattatttttatcaaatatgttAATTTGTTCTTCTCACATTCGTCACAATAAACTAGCATCAATGTTACAGGTTGTAATCTGGtgagaatatatatgataaacatgaagatcgaCAAGTTTACTGGTAGGAACAGTTTTTGTCTTTGGAAAATTAAGATGAACACATTGCTAAATCAACAGGGTCTCCGGGCACCGTTGTCAGGGAAGAATACTGAGCATGTTGCATTTGAGATGGAGGTTATATAAAAAGGTGTATTCAACAATCTTGTTAGAATTGACAGATGATATCATCATCGAGGTTTAAGGTGTTGATATTGCAGCTGGTTTGTGGTCGAAGTTAGAGAGTCGATACATGACAAAGTCTTTGACTAAAATGTtacttttaaacattttttcgCTTTGAGAATGGAGAGAGATACACAATTTCAGGATCATCTTGACATGCTAAATTCAATAATGCTGGATCTGCGTAAAATTGATGTCAGATCAAACATGAAGATGCAGCGTTGATCTTGTTGGTATCACTGCCAAACTTCTTTGAGAATTTTGTTCTGTCATTTATAGGAAGTAAGGATACAATGAACCTGAAAAAACTGGGTCAACATTTTATAGTACAGAGTTGCATCACAAGGCATAATGATATGGTAAGATGGCCATGCTTATGTGTTATTTGCCAGTAGTGGAAAGAAATTTGGGAAAGGCAAGAGGTCGAAAGACAAAAAGACATTCCCAAAAAATTCTAATCCAAACGATATTTACAattattgcaaaaaaaaaaaacgctgGAAGTCTGATTGTGCTAAGAAAAAAAAGCAATAGTTCCCTTTTGGTAGCAGAGAATGAAACTAAGTCGGATGATAAAATTGTTCTGGTTGGTCATGAAAAAAGCACATCCTAAAGATGTGTGGCTTTTGGAAATAAGATTGTCATATCATATGTGTCCAAGGAAAAAATGGTTCtcggattttgaaaaaaatatattatagcaAAATTAAGATGGCAAATGATTTTGCATGCAAGATTGCTGGAATTGGGTCTATAAACCTCATGACATATGATGGTAAATTATACACATTGACTGAAATTAGACATGTTTCATTAATGTCAAAGAACTTGATCTCCATTAGTCTTTCAGAGAGTAGAGGTGTCGAGTATTCATGTGAAATGGTGTTCTGAATGTCTACaggaaatataataatttaaagaaaaaacaacttttatatgttgttaaaaaatctttttaataatatactgtattttataaataaaattgtattttaaaatataaatattatgtttatataatgtacataatttaaatttaaataaataatatattttagtttttaaatataaatttggtGAGTTGGCGGATATAAGCAGTTTAAAATTGGTTAATCTGCATCTCTACACTATTACTTCTAACTCAAAGCACAgtgaaaactgaaaaatatGTAATCCCTCCATCCTTTTTTGAGGCTCTTGTGCGAATTTTACATTAGACTAGCGGGGATAttgaaacaacatatatataagaaaagctTATGTGGTTTGAAAATTCTATGAACGTTGTCTGGTGCTATAGCGCAACGCGTGTTTCCGGCCGCGGACAccgcgttttcgaacagggGAAGAATCTAAGAGTACAACATTCTTGCATGATAATGGCATTGACTTAGTTCAATAAGTAACCgctacaagaaagaaaaaagcacGAAAaggattaactaataaaatgagTATAAGATATAATGACAACGACTTATCCACACGGCAATATCGGTCAACTCTCCTGTGAAACCTAACTTCCCTCCAAGAAACCATTTCTTTGACgagctctctcttcttcttcttcgtcttctccaaGTCTCTGAGATGGGTTGTTGTTCATTGGATTGCTTTGTCTACTTTGTCCTCTCTATTGCTTTAGCTTTCATGGCCGTCTCCACCTCGAGATTCCAACATCACAAAAACTAACAGACCCATTACTCATCATGATCCTCTCTCTTTAAACGCTTCAAAAGCTCTACGCCAATCCAATTTCAAGGCAATCGCCACTCTCCTCCTCGTATCTCCTGAGatcttcctctcttcttcttcttcgtcttctcccaACACAACCCTCTTCGCTATTGACGACTCTTCCTTGTTCAACACGTCATCTCTTCCTCCTCTGTTTCTGAAGCAGCTTCTTCAGTATCACACACTCCCTCTAAAGCTTCCGATGGAGGAACTCCTCAAGAAGCCACAAGGAACCTGTCTCCCTACCCTTCTCCGTCACCAGAGCGTCCAGATCTCCACCGTTGACAAAGAATCAAGAACAGCAGAAGTGAATCATGTCATGATCTCACATCCGGACATGTTTCTTGGAGATTCATTGGTTATTCACGGAGTTCTTGGACCCTTCTCACCTCTGCAACCTCGCATGCATCATATTCCCCAGTCATCTTTGTGTCAATCTGACTCAAACAAAACCAttatcgaagaagaagaagaagaagctgtgccgGTTAAGATAGAGTGGACTCGGATCATTCAGCTGCTAAGTTCAAACGGGTTTGTGCCATTTGCAATCGGATTGCACTCTGTTCTCAACAGGATCATTGCAGATCAACACAAGAACTTCACCGGAGTAACAATTCTAGCCACACCAAATCTGGTCTCACTGTCATCTGCTTCTCCGTTTCTCTACGAA encodes:
- the LOC106407056 gene encoding phosphatidate cytidylyltransferase 1; its protein translation is MEEESNVSSSPSTRLRHRKQQRSSSAEAVVDGNPSPLLVNDQNKYKSFMVRTYSTIWMIGGFVMVVYMGHLYITAMVLVIQIFMAKELFNLLRKAPEDKCLPGIKHLNWHFFFTAMLFVYGRILSQRLANTVTADQFLYRLVSGLIKYHMAICYLLYIIGFMWFILTLKKKMYKYQFGQYAWTHMILIVVFTQSSFTVANIFEGIFWFLLPASLIIINDIFAYIFGFFFGRTPLIKLSPKKTWEGFIGASVTTIISAFFLANIMGRFLWLTCPRQDLSTGWLQCDADPLFKPEPFTLPAWIPGWFPWKEMEVLPVQWHSLCLGLFASIIAPFGGFFASGFKRAFKIKDFGDSIPGHGGITDRMDCQMVMAVFAYIYLQSFIVSQSVSVDKILDQILTNLTLEEQQALFTRLGQMIGYS